The nucleotide sequence cccttttttccaggctggtcCGCGAATTCATCCGCCAGTTCAACCTGAAGTTGAACCCTTTCATCCAGAGGGACAACAACACCTGGTACTTCCTGAAGGGTGCTCGGGTCAGGGCTGAGGAGGTCAACAGGAACCCTGATGTCCTGAATTACACGGTGAAGCCGTCGGAGAGGGGCAAGAGCCCCGACCAGCTCTACCGGGAGGTCCTGAGCAAGGTATAAGGTTTTCCCGTGGTGTCCCCTTGCCTGAACAATGAGATGAGTTGGAGAAAACTTGGCCATAAATTGGGGAAGAACAGGGTCCTTTCGGGGGTCAAAAGTAGAGAGGCTCAGAAACAAAGACAGATGGTTGCAAAACCCCTCTTTGTCCATAAGAAATCCCTTGGAAGGAGTCTACCGGGACTTGGATGAGCAGAAAatgccacaccgaggcacagctGCTTGAAACTTGATGTGCAGAAGCTGCAAGGGTTACCAAACCCTGAAATCCTGAGAGAATTTTGGGCAGCACTTTTGGAAATAGATCCTTTTCCAGTGAATACATCAATGTTTCTTCTCCAGGCTTTTAAGAAGTTCCAGACCACTGATTGCAGGAAATATCTGGCTCAACACGACTCCTTCTCCACCAAGGTAATGGGCTTGGACTCAAGGATAAATTTAATACCAGCTCTTGATAATTAACCTGCTCACTCTAATCCCTTCCTCTGTCACCTTTTGGATCTGCTTATAAAAGGCTGAGAATGGGGCCAGCACAGCTCCAGTGGAGCCCTAGCTGAGGTAACAACCTGTGTCCCTCTCTTCTCCTGGGATCTCCAGGAATATTTGACCAAGGTCGGGGGGCTGAGCCGAGGAGCTGTTGAGATGATCGGTGACTTGCTGAACGAAGACTCGGGGTTTTACCTGTCCTTCCTCGCCTCCCTGTGGGACTTTGACATCTTCTCTGAGGAGATGTgagtgctgtccctgcagcccaacCCCATCCCCACAACAGAAAATGTCAGAGTGATCCCAAACAGGAGCCACTCGCAGCTCAATCTGACCCCCAAGCTCCGCTGGTGTCTCCAGAGGAGCTCAGGTTTTTATTTTTACACTCCCTAAACCCCCCGTCCTTCCCACACCTCCCGCTTCTCCTCCCCTTCCAGTTTTGATGAAATCACCGGAGGGTTTGACCAGCTGCCCAAAGCCTTCCACAAGGCGCTGCCCAACATCATCCGGTTCAACTGCACTGTGGAGAAGATCATGAGGAAGGGCGACAAAGTCCGAGTGTTCTACCGCGCTCCAGACACGCTGTCCCCCACCATCATCACTGCAGATTACGTTCTTGTCACTTCCAGCGCCAAAGCCACCAGGCACATCCAGTTCCTGCCGCCGCTGTCCCCCGCCAAGGCCCACGCCCTGCGCTCCATCAACTATGCCAGCAGCACCAAAATCATCCTGGCCTGCTCCGAGAGGTTCTGGGAGAAGGACGGGATCCGCGGGGGGTACTCGGTCACCGACCGCCCCTCCCGCTTCATCTACTACCCCAGCCACAACTTCTCCAGCGGTGTGGGCGTCATCCTGGCCTCCTACACCTGGAACAACGATGCTGAGTTCTTCCTGCCCCTCACCGACGAGAAGTGCCTGGACGTGGTGCTGCAAGACCTGGCGGACATCCACCAGGTGAGCAAGGAGTACCTGCAGTACACCTGCGACCAGCACGTGATCCAGAAGTGGCAGCTGGACCAGCACGCCCTGGGCGCTTTTGCTGCCTTCACGCCGTACCAGTTCGTGGATTACTCGCAGGCCTTGTTCACCCATGAGGGCCGGGTGCACTTCGCCGGGGAGCACGCGGCACAGCCGCACGCCTGGATCGACACGGCCATGAAATCGGCCATCAGGGCCGCCAGCAACATCCACCACGACAGCGGTGAGGCCAGGATGGACATGGCCATGAAATCGGCCATCAGGGCCGCCAGCAACATCCACCACGACAGCGGTGAGGCCAGGATGGACACGGCCATGAAATCGGCCATCAGGGCTACCAGCAACACCCACCACGACAGCGGCGAGGCCAGGATGGACCCGGCCATGAAATCGGCCATCAGGGCCACCAGCAACATCCACCACGACAGCGGCAAGGCCACAGCGGCAGGTGGCGAGGGGCTGGGGAGAATCCCACAGAGGGAAGAGCTCTGAGCCGTCCTTTGGCAGTGTGAATCTGGTCCTTTTGATTTATTAAAAATTATGGATATTGGTCTAGTACCAATATCCAAGTGTGACGGACAAGCGTGCCAGGATAACTCCCAAATTCACACTGCAATTTACAGATGATTACAGAAtccttttatctatacaagtattaatttacaggtgattacagagctCTTTTATCTGTACAAGTATTGAATAAACAAAATACAAATATACattcataactttggtacatcccattcccagtatggatattgatctagtactGATATCCAAAAACTCTCTGACAGTTTAGAGTTAGAAAGTGTATGTTTATTGTGAGATAACTCCCAAATACACAGCACAATTTACAGGTGATTccagagtccttttatctatacaagtattgaatacccaaaataaaGATACATATTCATAATTAGGTATATCCCATtcccaatatggatattgatctaagTAATTAACTGCTAAGTAATTAACCATTCCCCACAGCACCATCCCAGTCTCTTCTACCTAAATTTTGGCCAACGCCAAGGTGATCCAAGTATATCAAATTATCCAGAATTTTCAAAGCAAATGCAAGGTTTGGCTGGAGTTTCTCCGCTCACCATTAATTGTCCTAAATTCCGTAGCCTTGGAAACTCCGTCTGTGCTGCAGGTGGGATTTTTGGTCCTCAAGCTCAGAACGGAGCCAAACTCCATGTGCAGCACCCACTGCAATGGGAAAATCAGAGTTCAAAAGGTGAAAGGTGGCAAAAAGATGAAACAGAAGAGTTTGGGCTGCTTGGTTTGTGAATTTCCctggaatttgggaattcagAGATGCTGCTCCAAGGTGGAAGGAGCAAACTCACAGGACGCAGTTTGAACAGAGCCCCCAGGCCATGGTGAGCGGAGGGCTCGGGACAACTAAAGCTCATTAACGGCTCGCTAATGTCAGACCGCgaggagggaaaggaaaaaagagccCCACTGCGTCCCTGGGTGGGCTCGAACCACCAACCTTTCGGTTAACAGCCGAACGCGCTAACCGATTGCGCCACAGAGACCTAAAAAGCGGCCCTGAAATACAGGATAAAGCCAGAAAACTCAAAGAGAACCAAGAGTAAGCTGGAATAATAGGAAAATTGGAAAAAAGTCAAATTTCATCAGATTTTACCGAATTAGAGCAGTGGAGATGAGGatggggattgggaatgggatggacTTTAAAGACGAAGATTAGGATGAGGAGATGAGGATGAGGGTGAGGAGATGAGgacgaggaggatgaggatggaataAAAACAGCAGCGAGGATCAGATGAAGATGGGAATAGCCTGAAGGATGAAGCTAAGCAGGAAGACATGGAGATGAGGAAAGCCGCAGGGAGGCCCCATAGAGGTAGCGTGGCCGAGCGGTCTAAGGCGCTGGATTAAGGCTCCAGTCTCTTCGGGGGCGTGGGTTCGAATCCCACCGCTGCCAGCAGCCCTTTTTCCCGCCTTTTTGtctcattttctcattttctcattttccttcctcttttttcttcacCCGGGAAACTGGGATTTAAAATCCCAACAAAAGAACACCCCGATACAGTAATAAAAACACacgcacagaaaaaaaatctcaaaccgACAGCAAAAATTGTACAAAAATCGCAAAagcaaatcaaaccaaaaaaccacaaacgCACACACCCAAAACTGTTTAAAACCGCGCAGAAAAGTCAAACTCACAACAAAAAACTCACCAAGAAAACCCCACaacgaaacaaaacaaacaaaaaaaccccacaaataagtccaaaaaaaaaaaaaaaaaaaaaaaaaaaaacaggcacaAAAAATCAAGCCTACaacaaaaaacattttaaaaacattttttaaaaaaggaaaaaataaagctaACCGAAAAAAACCAACCACACAAACAAGAAACCCCCAAGCAAGGAAAAAAAGGACACAAAAGGTTTTGgacacaaaaccaaaaatcaaaatacacacacgcgcacacacaaaagaaaattaaaagagaaaacaaacaaaaataaaaaggaaagaaaaaagggaaaaccgAAAGACATAAGTGGAAAAACTGAGAGGGCTCGTCCGGGATTTGAACCCGGGACCTCTCGCACCCAAAGCGAGAATCATACCCCTAGACCAACGAGCCGCGGTAAAAAACGTGCCCTAAGCCTAGCCCCTGTCCCTAAACTCCCAGCCTTGTCATTCCCAGGATTTATCTTCAGTCCTCCTGTACCTGCTCCTGATCCCAGAGCGGGGATAAAAGTGATAAAACTTTCAGCGGGGAAAAAAAGCGCCAAACCCAGGGGGGGGAAAAGCCCAAGGCCCCAGCGAGATTTGAACTCGCGACCCCTGGTTTACAAGACCAGTGCTCTAACCCCTGAGCTATGGAGCCAGCACAGCAACTTCTTCATCACTGGGTCCACCACCTGGGAGTACCCAAACCGTCTAGAATGGTCCCAAGTTGccgaaatttcccaaatttcctccttCCCCGCAAAATTCCCCCTGCAGGATTTCCCCCGTTACTTGCCGGACACGAGGGCGAGGAGCAGGCGGGCCAGGAAAGAACCAGCCCTGGGGCATAATTCAGCCGGGAATTGCCAAAATTGGGGTTCAGTCCTTGGCAGCtccagttttgtttgtttttacaggGATTTTGGCCGGTGTCCAGCCAGTGGAATAACCCCGGTGCTGACACCTGTTCGTCCTCTCCAAGAGTGTCCAAAGCCAAAGGTCCGctggttttatcttttttttttttttccctaatttggGGGATTTCAAGGTATTTGGTTTGTGCTTAACAAATGtggaacaaaaccccacaaaaattacatataaaaatatatatatgaattccattatattatttatattgtattgtattatataatttttatatatgccTTCACCCCAACacataatacatatatatattatgaTACATAGTtatacaaatatatttttaatacctttttatttctttccttttttttatattatattatgttatttttattttaaataacatattttaaaatgttttatttcccaAACATGGGCTAAGAATAATGCGGGCAGTTCCAAACCACATCAAACACAATTTCAACAACAGAAATTTGAATCTCAGGTGGGAACCAAGCCAACAGCTGAAAATTTTGGAAATTTCTGGTTTTTCCCATCTCAAACCACCCAGGAAATGTTGTCCTGATCAAATAAAGCTTCCTCCCATTTGCCCCAAGTGTGCAATTTCTAaaacgattttttttttttaaaggctccAGATTTGACCAACCCCATACCCTTTACCAAGACTTCAGGCAACAAGACactgattattatttttttaaagctgctttttttttctttcttttttttttttttttttggcaaaaccAGAGGGGATGAAGCAAATGCGAGTTCAGCATCAGCTCCTTGGCAGAGACCGAGggtttccaggggaaaaaaaaaaccacaaataatGAGGATAAACAGGTGATTTTGCTGAGAACCTGAGGCAACACGAGATTGAGCACCTAAATCCACGCAAGATGTGAGATCCACGAGGAAAATTTTGTGAACGTCCTGTCCATGGAAAAGCCTCAGCACGGGAGCACCAGAAGGACAAATGTGGGTCTTGCTCAGGTCCAGCAGGACAGACatcactaaaaaaaacccaaaagaagcaCCTTTTAACCTtttccagaggagctgtgggtggAAAACCAGGGAGAGCAGACAAAGCCACACAGGCTCCTCCACAGTGGTGGACAGTGGTCACCTGAGGCTGCTCAGACAATTCTCACAACACCCAAAAAACAGCTTTTGGGGGAAAATTATTTCCCCGGGTGGGAGAAGGAACCAGGAAATTTctgactggattttttttttaatttctatttgtCTCTGTGGTTGTTGACCACAGTCCTTGATTTGGTGGCCACAATCCTTGATTTGGTGGCCACAATCCTTGATTTGGTGACAACAGTCTTTGAGTTGGTGGCCACAGCCTCCAAGCTGGTAACCACAACCTTCCTTTAAGGCCATCACAATTTCTGGGCACTGCTGGAAGTCTCTCTGCTCCCACCTGTCCCGAAGACCCTCCCTGTGACACCCTCCCGAccacctccctgcccacccctCAGCCCATGGCCCcccaaaccagcctgatttgagTCTTTTTGATCTCACCCAGGAGCCCGGGAGGGAGGGCTGGGACTGCTCGGGCTCCTGAGCACCAAAATCAGTTGGAAAAGGGGTTCTGGACATCCTTTTTCTCACGCTGGAGACGGGCACGAGCAGGAAGAGGCTCGTCCCAACCCGCGGCGCCTCAGGGGCACAGCTTGATGTAGGTGACCGTGGAGCAGACCGAGAACAGGGGGAACACCTTCTCCTGGAAGGCCACGTTGAAGGTGAAAATGTGCTGCATGTTCTCGGCGTCGTAGAAGGAAACCTCCTCGCCCTCGTAGTCCAGGTAGACGCGGATGCGGCTCAGCTTGCGGCCGCCCAGGCACAGCGGCGTGCGCTGCGGCGATGTCACGGCCCAGTAGCGGCCCCCGTTCTGCTGCACGGCCCAGATGCCCTCCTCGGGAGAGAACTGGGTCAGCCCCTTCCTCCGGATGGATTCCTTGGCCACGCCGAAGGCCCAGCCGTCCGAGGGCCCCACCTCCACCTCCCAGTAGTGCCGGCCCGACTTGAAGCCCGTGGAGGCCAGGACCCGCGAGTTGGTGTCGAAGCGCTTGGGGTTGTCGGGCAGCtcctgcttcctgcagcccatgcGGACGCTCTTGAGGTCGGCTGAGAGGATCAGCAGGTGGTTGGCGGAGTCGGGGTCCAGGGTCAGGTCCTCTGTTAGTGGGGACAGATGGCGGTCAGGGCTCAGCGAGGATTTGGGCAGGGAAACGCACGGCTCAGTTTCTGGAGCCCAATAATCCCAGCCTGGAGCTCAATAATCCCAGCCTGGAGCTCAATAATCCCAGCCTGGAACTCGGTAATCCCAGCCTGGAGCTCAATAAACCCAGCCTGGAGCTCAATAATCCCAGCCTGGATCTCAAAAAACCCAGCCGAAAAACCGCACACCCCACACTGacaccccccaaatccctcaaggGGGGCTTTATCTCATGCAGTCTCTGGTGAGAAGTGGGGTGACAAGGCCAACAGGAGAGGAGACAATGCCATAAAAGCACATGCAGATAATTTGCAGTTATCAACAGCAAAGATGATCAAGAATGGCTTTTTCCAcataaattgatttttttaatcttGCTTTCCAGTTTATCCACACACAGGTGAGCTCCGCACCCCCTGGCATCACAAATCTCAGAATTTtcacccccaaaccaccccaaaaacacccaaatcCTTGTGGGAAGCCACGACCTGAGGGAATCTTTCCACCTGGAGTAGCCCAAAGCAAACATGCAAATGCAGCCTGGTCCCAACAGCTTTTGTTTCCCCTTTTCCAAACTCAGAGGAAGTGACCTCAAATTGTGGTTGTAATCAGCAAAGTCACCACGAATCCGTGAGACACTTTGGGGGGAGTCTAAAATAGAGCAGGTGCCACACCATAAAAGGCCTTTGTACTCTCCAAAATTCACAGGTTTGGGTCAGGAATTGGCATAAAAAATTCCCAAAAGAGACACAGTGGGATTGAAAACCTCAGAGCACTTCGTAGAGGTGGGGAAAGTCaaaacagggacagggaaaggctGGGATCAGTTTTCCTTCAAAGCTTAAACCCCAAAAGTGTTCCTCCTCAaaagtggcaaaaaaaaaaatgcatttcctgCATCTCCTGCATTTCCTGCATCTCCTGCATCAGAGACTGCAAATCCCACCAGCGAACCTGTGGGGAAATGGGGTGGAATGAGTCGATTTCATCCATgcccaagatttttttttaactctttattttttttaatattttcttgttttaatcttttgttttgtttttattgatTTAAAACACCTTTTATCAGGGTGTTTTCCTTCCTGGGGCATCTCCAGCTCCTGGAATTGTCAGGAATTGTCAGGATTTGGGTCTGAGGTTCAACCACAGCGAGTGACACCTCCGTACATGCACCCACCCCCCTGGGCATGCAGCAAGGGGCCTTTGGCTTTTCACTTGGTTTTTCGTTTTTTCTGCCAAATTTTGGCATTTCCAGAGGTGCCTGGGGGTGCTGTTTGTCAGCAGAATCCTTGGAAAAGGTCCAGCCCGTGGGTTGTCCTCATTATAGGTCCCCGGGCTAGAGACCACAGGTTTAAAAGCAAAAACAATGAGATTTTTCTCCTGAAAACGCTGCTCAGGCCACCCTCGCACCAAGGGGGTGTGGATGGGGTTTGCCCCTCAAATTCATGACCTCTCCCATGAAAAGGAGTTAAATTCTTAATTAACTTTAAAAATTAGTTAAATTCTGCAGGGATTTAATTGGAATTCTTAAATAACTTAAGGAATTAACTGAATTCTGCAGGGGTTTAATTTGAATTCTTAAATAACTTCAGGAATTGACCAAATTCTGCTGGGATTTAACCCCTCTGAGGCCTCCATCCCAATTCCCTGGTGGAAGCAGGGCAAATTTGGCAAAGTTGTGTCTCGGAGTGGCTTTTTTGGTCTGAAATCTGTGGGTTTGTTAAGTGCAAACAGGCAGAGAGGACCTGGCTGAGCTGTCAGATCCCCGGCGTCAGTTAGAAAAATCGGCTTTGGGCTCTGGAGCTGAGCAGGCAGGATCTGGAAATCATCGAGAGAGaagaaattaaggaaaaaaaaaagaaaaaagaaaaaaagaaatctagagtgtcttttccttttttttttttttttttctccttcctttttttccccctctcttttgGCTTTgcaaaatacaaccacaattttGAGTCTTTGCTGTGGGTGCTATGTGTGAAATATCatctttttttacctttttcacCTCTTCCCAGTTCATCCTGCAGGTTTTCTAAAAGGAGAGAAGAGAGGGACGTGAATGGGGACACAATTATTTGGTTTTTTCTCTCCTAGAGCTTCTCTTTTGGTGCATTTTACCTTTCCAGCTCTCTCAGCACCATCTAGTGGTTTCCTGCAAACCCAGGTCTTGGCTATCttgaaattaaattttttattgCACCAAAACTGATGCTCAAACTCcgattttccccccttttttgccCCATTTTGATGCCCAGGAtccctggagcaacctgggcacTCCCACCCCGTGCCAGGAAAGGCcagggatttttttaattttaaattttttattttctattttctattattttattttatacttgATATTTGATgttctatattttatattttatattttatattattttaatttttaattcataaattttaatttttttaattttttttttccactcaccGCGGAATTTCTTCAAGACCTTCTCCAGGACCACGGTTTTGAGGGAGAAGTTGCAGACATGCATCTTCATGTCGGTGCAGACAGGGACAGGCTTCTGGCACTTCACCTCATCGCTCCTGCCCAgggaaaatggcaaaaaaaaaaagaggaaattgtGGATATTCCCCCATTTCCAGCCCCGTTTTCCACCCATGCtcctgtcccttcccaccccGCGCACCTTCCTGGGATTTCATCCTCCTCGGGGTGAAAAAATCAGGATTTGGGTGTGGATTTTGGGTTgatgggggggattttttggggtgatCCCCTCcccacctccagcagctccaaTTCGATTTTAGAAATCGGTGGTGCCTGTGCTGGGGGAAATGTGTGTGAGCAAATGAGGGAATTTGGAGTTCTTGGTCTCACTTAATCCTTGAAAAAACCCACTGGCAGGAAGAGCACACAGTGAAAAATCAGATTTCCAGGGATCTGGAGGAGACCCAGGGCTCGAAGAGAGCGGGAGGGAAATTCCACCCTGCCCGGGGCACCTGGACGGGGCACAGGGACCTCCGGACAGGGCTGGAAACCCAAAGGCAGCGGGGAAAGCAGAATTCCTCACCTGCTGATGACGCCCGTCACATCCTGGAAAGGAAAAACAAGAGAGATTGGGCAGTGAGAGCcagaatgagggatgtgggactccaggcagctcttcaaaacGCGGTTTATTTTATATAAACTGTGGGTTATTtacacaaaatgcagtttattgtacaaAAAAATGCACTTTATTGTACACAAAATGCAGTGGAGGCAATTTAAGGTTCAAATACGCTCAATAAAGTTATTTTCCCTCAGGCAGGGTGGATAAAGTGATTTTCCCTCAGGCAGAGTGGATTGTGGAGGCAATTTAAGGTTCAATTATgctcaataaaataaaattgcaaCACCACAAACCGACAGCAAACCGAGCCATTATTTGCCTGTTCTGCCCTCAAAGCCACATTCCAGAGCCCACACGAAGGCAGAGCCACCTCCCAGGGGCTGAAAAAAGGACCCTGCAGCCAGTCCAGAGctgctttttattaaaaaaaaaaacaattggcATTTTATTCCCAAGCTGCTTTTTAATAAAAACTGCCAATTGTTTCTCCCAAGCTGCTTTTTTAATAAAATGCTGATTGTTGTTCCTGGGGTGAATTCCCACCCACAGCCAAGCCCTGAAAACTTCTGCAAATATTGACAGCGCCCAGGAGGCAGGCTGGCAGGGAATTTAACCCTGTGCAGGTCTGGGGCAGATCCctggaaaaatcctgggaaaaaaaacctgggaaaacctctggaaaaaaacctgaaaaaatccctggaaaaatCCCTGGAGAAAGTTCtgggaaaacacaggaaaaaaatcaggaaaaatcccTGGAAAAACACCTGGAAAAATCCCTGGAGAAAGCTCTGgggaaacacaggaaaaaattggggaaaatccctggaaaaacacaggaaaaaaaccctggaaaACCTCTGGAAaaacacaggaggaaaaaaatcattaCAGTTGAAGAGAACGTGATTTCCCAGGGTGTTCCTCAGCCCGAGAGGGCTTGGCTCTCTGGCAACTCCTTGCACCACTCACCCACtaaaagcagaataaaaaaaCGACTTTTACTCCCAAAACACCTTTATAGGATCCATAAACACCATAAACACAAACCAAGGTCTTGGGGGTGCTAGTAACGTTCCAGATAAGTTCATGGAGGAAGAAAAATCATTAAAATCAAAGAGAACATTCTTTTCCTCAGCCAGAGAGGGCTTGGGGCACTCAGGCACCTCCTTGAACCATCCACTCAttaaaagcagaataaaaaaagGACTTTTACCCCCAAAAAGCCATTGAAAAATGAGGAATGAACTGTGACCCAGAGCTGGCATCTCACCTTGAGGAACTCCAGCATGGGCTGCTGGATTTTCTCCTCCAGCTCGGC is from Melospiza melodia melodia isolate bMelMel2 unplaced genomic scaffold, bMelMel2.pri scaffold_148, whole genome shotgun sequence and encodes:
- the LOC134433175 gene encoding E3 ubiquitin-protein ligase TRIM7-like isoform X2 gives rise to the protein MAAMGEGREWREAMAAVFLPGNLQDEATCSVCLEFFKDPVSIECGHNFCRACIVKSWKDLEMDFPCPQCREVFQNKNFRPNRQLANMSEIISQFAQRGAKGAEEDGLCPKHREALKLYCKDDRRSICVVCDRSREHRPHAVVPVDEASEEYKEKIQARLDFLRKERQELLEFKVNDDKKTQELLKTIEGERQKLLSDFERLRQFLHDQEHILLGQLEKMEKNISRRQNENITDLSREITLLNKLIAELEEKIQQPMLEFLKDVTGVISRSDEVKCQKPVPVCTDMKMHVCNFSLKTVVLEKVLKKFRENLQDELGRGEKEDLTLDPDSANHLLILSADLKSVRMGCRKQELPDNPKRFDTNSRVLASTGFKSGRHYWEVEVGPSDGWAFGVAKESIRRKGLTQFSPEEGIWAVQQNGGRYWAVTSPQRTPLCLGGRKLSRIRVYLDYEGEEVSFYDAENMQHIFTFNVAFQEKVFPLFSVCSTVTYIKLCP
- the IL4I1 gene encoding L-amino-acid oxidase — translated: MTETGLGCQHSLCQHHILAFPHLIPSPAVFQILLLAGLLSAQRFPCFPEYCLHDQDYEELLQIARDGLEHAARPAHVVVVGAGIGGLTAAKLLRDAGHEVTILERSSWVGGRIRTYRPEGQDWYVELGAMRLPGKHRLVREFIRQFNLKLNPFIQRDNNTWYFLKGARVRAEEVNRNPDVLNYTVKPSERGKSPDQLYREVLSKAFKKFQTTDCRKYLAQHDSFSTKEYLTKVGGLSRGAVEMIGDLLNEDSGFYLSFLASLWDFDIFSEEIFDEITGGFDQLPKAFHKALPNIIRFNCTVEKIMRKGDKVRVFYRAPDTLSPTIITADYVLVTSSAKATRHIQFLPPLSPAKAHALRSINYASSTKIILACSERFWEKDGIRGGYSVTDRPSRFIYYPSHNFSSGVGVILASYTWNNDAEFFLPLTDEKCLDVVLQDLADIHQVSKEYLQYTCDQHVIQKWQLDQHALGAFAAFTPYQFVDYSQALFTHEGRVHFAGEHAAQPHAWIDTAMKSAIRAASNIHHDSGEARMDMAMKSAIRAASNIHHDSGEARMDTAMKSAIRATSNTHHDSGEARMDPAMKSAIRATSNIHHDSGKATAAGGEGLGRIPQREEL